One Ricinus communis isolate WT05 ecotype wild-type chromosome 2, ASM1957865v1, whole genome shotgun sequence DNA segment encodes these proteins:
- the LOC8265239 gene encoding CSC1-like protein RXW8 isoform X5, with product MDIAALLTSAGINIGLCIVLLSLYSILRKQPSNRVVYFGRRLASVRIRNTDFFSIERFVPSPSWIVKAWETTEEEILAIGGLDALAFQRMLIFSIRVFSIAAVICLLLVLPMNYYGKEMQHKWIPSESLDVFTIGNVKEGSRWLWAHCLALYIISCAACVLLYFEYKSITEMRLAHITKSSLNASHFTILVRSVPWSPGESYSETVKKFFANYYASSYLSHQMVYKRGLIQKLMVDAEKMCSMIIPVPIDRPSLRPCCLCGKSTTSFKILASEAESVKDSISIADLNVATPENECAAAFVFFKTRYSAVVATQMLQSPNPMLWVTELAPEPHDVLWSNLSIPYKQLWLRKIATLLAAIVFMFLFLIPVTFVQGLTQLDKLSRTFPFLRGLLKKDFMNHVVTGYLPSVILMLFLYTVPPVMMLFSSVEGPVSRSGRKKSAGLKILYFTIWNVFFVNVLSGSVISQLNVFSSVRDIPMELAKAIPTQASFFMTYVLTSGWAGLACEVMQLFPLSCNMIKKFILRNDKDSSDDLMTFPYHTEVPRVLLFGLIGFTCSIMAPLILPFLLVYFSLAYLVYRNQILNVYIPKYEGGGHFWPIVHNTTIFSLVLTQIIALGVFGIKESPVASGFTFPLVIGTLLFNEYCRLRFSPIFDKDPIKRWIETTNNLGEWTRSINNYIQHIVSSQ from the exons ATGGACATTGCTGCACTTTTAACTTCAGCTGGGATCAATATAGGTCTATGTATAGTGCTTTTATCTCTCTattcaatattaagaaaacaaccaagcAACAGGGTTGTCTATTTCGGGCGGAGGCTTGCTTCGGTTCGCATAAGAAACACTGATTTTTTCTCTATCGAGAGATTTGTGCCTTCTCCTAGTTGGATTGTTAAAGCTTGGGAAACAActgaagaagaaattttagCTATTGGTGGTCTTGATGCATTGGCTTTTCAACGCATGCTCATTTTCAG TATCCGTGTGTTTTCAATTGCTGCGGTGATTTGCCTTCTTCTAGTACTTCCGATGAATTATTATGGCAAAGAGATGCAGCACAAATGGATACCATCTGAATCACTTGATGTTTTTACAATAGGGAATGTCAAAGAAGGTTCCAGATG GCTTTGGGCCCATTGTCTTGCTTTGTATATTATATCCTGCGCGGCCTGTGTTCTCCTTTACTTT GAGTATAAAAGCATTACTGAAATGAGGCTGGCACATATAACTAAATCTTCTTTGAATGCAAGTCATTTTACAATTCTTGTTCGTTCAGTTCCATGGTCTCCCGGGGAATCATACAGTGAGACAGTCAAAAAGTTCTTTGCAAATTATTATGCATCAAGCTACTTGTCACACCAGATGGTGTATAAACGTGGCCTTATTCAGAAATTGATG gTGGATGCAGAGAAGATGTGCAGCATGATTATCCCTGTTCCTATTGATCGTCCGAGTCTAAGGCCATGTTGTCTTTGTGGAAAAAGTACTACTTCCTTTAAGATCCTTGCAAGTGAAGCAGAGAGTGTAAAGGATAGCATCAGCATTGCTGATTTAAATGTAGCTACGCCAGAGAAT GAGTGCGCTGctgcttttgtttttttcaaGACTCGATATTCTGCTGTGGTTGCCACACAGATGCTTCAATCACCAAATCCCATGTTATGGGTGACAGAATTGGCCCCTGAGCCACATGATGTTTTATGGTCAAACCTCTCTATACCATATAAACAGCTTTGGCTTCGTAAGATAGCTACACTGCTGGCTGCAATAGTCTTCatgtttttgtttcttattcCTGTGACATTTGTGCAAGGTTTGACTCAACTAGATAAGCTATCAAGAACCTTCCCATTTCTGAGAGGACTTCTAAAAAA GGACTTCATGAACCACGTGGTAACAGGATACTTGCCAAGTGTCATCCTCATGTTGTTTTTGTATACTGTTCCACCAGTGATGATGCTCTTTTCATCAGTTGAGGGGCCTGTTTCTCGTAGTGGAAGGAAAAAAAGTGCAGGCCTGAAAATCTTGTACTTCACGATATGGAatgttttctttgttaatgttCTCTCAGGTTCCGTTATTAGTCAGTTGAATGTCTTCTCTAGCGTAAGAGACATACCTATGGAACTTGCCAAAGCAATACCTACTCAG GCTAGCTTCTTCATGACTTATGTTTTAACGTCAGGTTGGGCAGGTCTGGCCTGTGAGGTGATGCAACTTTTCCCTCTTAGCTGCAACATGATCAAAAAATTCATTCTCAGAAACGACAAAGATTCATCTGATGACCTCATGACCTTCCCATACCATACGGAAGTCCCAAGAGTCCTACTGTTTGGTCTTATTGGGTTCACCTGTTCAATCATGGCGCCCTTAATATTGCCCTTTTTGCtggtttatttttcattagCTTATCTTGTATACCGTAACCAG ATTCTCAATgtatatataccaaaatatGAAGGTGGAGGGCATTTTTGGCCTATTGTTCATAACACGACAATCTTTTCATTGGTTTTGACACAAATTATAGCTCTTGGGGTCTTTGGGATTAAAGAATCACCTGTTGCTTCAGGTTTCACCTTTCCGCTGGTTATTGGCACTCTTCTTTTTAACGAGTATTGCAGGCTGCGATTTTCCCCAATTTTCGACAAGGATCCTATAAAG AGATGGATAGAGACGACGAACAATCTGGGAGAATGGACCAGATCTATCAACAACTACATTCAGCATATTGTCAGTTCCCAATAA
- the LOC8265239 gene encoding CSC1-like protein RXW8 isoform X1, producing MDIAALLTSAGINIGLCIVLLSLYSILRKQPSNRVVYFGRRLASVRIRNTDFFSIERFVPSPSWIVKAWETTEEEILAIGGLDALAFQRMLIFSIRVFSIAAVICLLLVLPMNYYGKEMQHKWIPSESLDVFTIGNVKEGSRWLWAHCLALYIISCAACVLLYFEYKSITEMRLAHITKSSLNASHFTILVRSVPWSPGESYSETVKKFFANYYASSYLSHQMVYKRGLIQKLMVDAEKMCSMIIPVPIDRPSLRPCCLCGKSTTSFKILASEAESVKDSISIADLNVATPENECAAAFVFFKTRYSAVVATQMLQSPNPMLWVTELAPEPHDVLWSNLSIPYKQLWLRKIATLLAAIVFMFLFLIPVTFVQGLTQLDKLSRTFPFLRGLLKKDFMNHVVTGYLPSVILMLFLYTVPPVMMLFSSVEGPVSRSGRKKSAGLKILYFTIWNVFFVNVLSGSVISQLNVFSSVRDIPMELAKAIPTQASFFMTYVLTSGWAGLACEVMQLFPLSCNMIKKFILRNDKDSSDDLMTFPYHTEVPRVLLFGLIGFTCSIMAPLILPFLLVYFSLAYLVYRNQILNVYIPKYEGGGHFWPIVHNTTIFSLVLTQIIALGVFGIKESPVASGFTFPLVIGTLLFNEYCRLRFSPIFDKDPIKILIEMDRDDEQSGRMDQIYQQLHSAYCQFPITAHEFCGSAQTPQHKCGKDPDDVKSGKEISEVSETWAVVNFEKE from the exons ATGGACATTGCTGCACTTTTAACTTCAGCTGGGATCAATATAGGTCTATGTATAGTGCTTTTATCTCTCTattcaatattaagaaaacaaccaagcAACAGGGTTGTCTATTTCGGGCGGAGGCTTGCTTCGGTTCGCATAAGAAACACTGATTTTTTCTCTATCGAGAGATTTGTGCCTTCTCCTAGTTGGATTGTTAAAGCTTGGGAAACAActgaagaagaaattttagCTATTGGTGGTCTTGATGCATTGGCTTTTCAACGCATGCTCATTTTCAG TATCCGTGTGTTTTCAATTGCTGCGGTGATTTGCCTTCTTCTAGTACTTCCGATGAATTATTATGGCAAAGAGATGCAGCACAAATGGATACCATCTGAATCACTTGATGTTTTTACAATAGGGAATGTCAAAGAAGGTTCCAGATG GCTTTGGGCCCATTGTCTTGCTTTGTATATTATATCCTGCGCGGCCTGTGTTCTCCTTTACTTT GAGTATAAAAGCATTACTGAAATGAGGCTGGCACATATAACTAAATCTTCTTTGAATGCAAGTCATTTTACAATTCTTGTTCGTTCAGTTCCATGGTCTCCCGGGGAATCATACAGTGAGACAGTCAAAAAGTTCTTTGCAAATTATTATGCATCAAGCTACTTGTCACACCAGATGGTGTATAAACGTGGCCTTATTCAGAAATTGATG gTGGATGCAGAGAAGATGTGCAGCATGATTATCCCTGTTCCTATTGATCGTCCGAGTCTAAGGCCATGTTGTCTTTGTGGAAAAAGTACTACTTCCTTTAAGATCCTTGCAAGTGAAGCAGAGAGTGTAAAGGATAGCATCAGCATTGCTGATTTAAATGTAGCTACGCCAGAGAAT GAGTGCGCTGctgcttttgtttttttcaaGACTCGATATTCTGCTGTGGTTGCCACACAGATGCTTCAATCACCAAATCCCATGTTATGGGTGACAGAATTGGCCCCTGAGCCACATGATGTTTTATGGTCAAACCTCTCTATACCATATAAACAGCTTTGGCTTCGTAAGATAGCTACACTGCTGGCTGCAATAGTCTTCatgtttttgtttcttattcCTGTGACATTTGTGCAAGGTTTGACTCAACTAGATAAGCTATCAAGAACCTTCCCATTTCTGAGAGGACTTCTAAAAAA GGACTTCATGAACCACGTGGTAACAGGATACTTGCCAAGTGTCATCCTCATGTTGTTTTTGTATACTGTTCCACCAGTGATGATGCTCTTTTCATCAGTTGAGGGGCCTGTTTCTCGTAGTGGAAGGAAAAAAAGTGCAGGCCTGAAAATCTTGTACTTCACGATATGGAatgttttctttgttaatgttCTCTCAGGTTCCGTTATTAGTCAGTTGAATGTCTTCTCTAGCGTAAGAGACATACCTATGGAACTTGCCAAAGCAATACCTACTCAG GCTAGCTTCTTCATGACTTATGTTTTAACGTCAGGTTGGGCAGGTCTGGCCTGTGAGGTGATGCAACTTTTCCCTCTTAGCTGCAACATGATCAAAAAATTCATTCTCAGAAACGACAAAGATTCATCTGATGACCTCATGACCTTCCCATACCATACGGAAGTCCCAAGAGTCCTACTGTTTGGTCTTATTGGGTTCACCTGTTCAATCATGGCGCCCTTAATATTGCCCTTTTTGCtggtttatttttcattagCTTATCTTGTATACCGTAACCAG ATTCTCAATgtatatataccaaaatatGAAGGTGGAGGGCATTTTTGGCCTATTGTTCATAACACGACAATCTTTTCATTGGTTTTGACACAAATTATAGCTCTTGGGGTCTTTGGGATTAAAGAATCACCTGTTGCTTCAGGTTTCACCTTTCCGCTGGTTATTGGCACTCTTCTTTTTAACGAGTATTGCAGGCTGCGATTTTCCCCAATTTTCGACAAGGATCCTATAAAG ATTCTTATAGAGATGGATAGAGACGACGAACAATCTGGGAGAATGGACCAGATCTATCAACAACTACATTCAGCATATTGTCAGTTCCCAATAACTGCTCATGAATTCTGTGGATCTGCACAAACCCCTCAACATAAATGTGGCAAAGACCCAGATGATGTTAAGTCAG GAAAGGAAATAAGTGAAGTAAGTGAAACATGGGCTGTTGtcaattttgaaaaagaatag